One part of the Hydrogenobacter sp. T-2 genome encodes these proteins:
- a CDS encoding thioredoxin translates to MKELSLQEFKELIASGKTFVLYVRSESKKNTIKEVFDTDVVIPELERVYADSLEFYSINADENMEILKSYRLPSLVLFSEGKEVRVLEGIRAWSEYMEALSCL, encoded by the coding sequence ATGAAAGAGTTGAGCCTGCAGGAGTTTAAGGAGCTTATAGCCTCTGGAAAGACCTTTGTCCTTTACGTAAGGTCTGAATCCAAGAAGAACACTATAAAAGAGGTTTTTGACACGGATGTGGTTATTCCAGAGCTTGAAAGAGTCTATGCTGATAGCCTTGAGTTTTACTCCATAAACGCAGATGAAAACATGGAAATCCTCAAAAGCTACAGACTGCCTTCCTTGGTGCTTTTTTCTGAAGGTAAAGAAGTGAGGGTTCTTGAAGGCATAAGGGCATGGAGTGAATATATGGAGGCTCTATCATGCTTATGA
- a CDS encoding HyaD/HybD family hydrogenase maturation endopeptidase — MLLLGVGNVLLSDEGLGVRLVEELRRRYRFSPDVELMDGGTLGIDLLYFIEGFDRLLLVDAVLGGSPPGTLYRFEGEEVKAYFRKKVSAHELGIQEVLAIAQMLGKAPKEIVLLGMEPESLEISLELSESVRSRFEELISAVLRELERWGVSYERVEPAGV, encoded by the coding sequence GTGCTCCTTCTGGGTGTGGGAAACGTGCTCCTCTCAGACGAAGGACTCGGTGTAAGGCTGGTAGAGGAGCTAAGGAGACGCTACAGGTTCTCCCCAGATGTGGAGCTTATGGATGGTGGAACGCTTGGTATAGACCTCCTTTACTTTATAGAGGGCTTTGATAGGCTTTTGCTGGTGGATGCTGTGCTGGGAGGCTCTCCTCCTGGCACTCTTTATAGGTTTGAGGGTGAAGAGGTAAAGGCTTACTTTAGAAAAAAGGTCTCCGCTCACGAGCTTGGCATTCAAGAAGTGCTTGCCATAGCCCAGATGTTAGGAAAAGCTCCGAAAGAGATAGTTCTCCTCGGTATGGAACCAGAGAGCTTAGAGATCTCCCTTGAACTTTCTGAGAGTGTAAGGTCAAGGTTTGAGGAGCTTATATCTGCAGTCCTGCGAGAGTTGGAAAGATGGGGTGTGAGCTATGAAAGAGTTGAGCCTGCAGGAGTTTAA